In a single window of the Callithrix jacchus isolate 240 chromosome 1, calJac240_pri, whole genome shotgun sequence genome:
- the LOC144579540 gene encoding LOW QUALITY PROTEIN: apolipoprotein L3-like (The sequence of the model RefSeq protein was modified relative to this genomic sequence to represent the inferred CDS: inserted 1 base in 1 codon): MSILGLVLAPFTGGTSLALTAAGAGLGTLSVVARFITSAVEHSHTSSAQAEASRLSGTSIDKLKEFSELTHEMXPNSRSCVTDFYIATAVIGEQVRAMRGARASAQHPRQTSAQNGADLVLTSGPTNWLAGRGGRMVSTASTGILLVLEVVNLVYESKHLLEGANSQSAEQLRQQAQMLEANLKVLSQLYRHLNL, translated from the exons ATGTCTATTCTCGGCCTTGTTTTGGCACCATTTACAGGAGGGACGAGTCTGGCCCTCACTGcagctggggcagggctgggaacACTGTCTGTTGTGGCTAGGTTCATCACCAGCGCCGTGGAGCACTCACACACATCATCAGCACAAGCCGAAGCCAGCAGGCTGTCTGGGACCAGCATTGACAAACTGAAAGAATTTAGTGAACTTACGCATGAAA CCCCCAACTCGCGTTCCTGCGTTACTGATTTTTACATAGCCACAGCAGTCATTGGGGAGCAGGTCCGTGCCATGAGGGGAGCCAGAGCCAGTGCCCAACACCCTAGGCAAACCTCAGCTCAAAATGGTGCTGATTTAGTCTTAACAAGTGGACCCACCAACTGGCTGGCAGGCAGAGGAGGCCGGATGGTAAGTACAGCCTCTACAGGCATCCTGCTCGTGCTGGAGGTGGTCAACCTTGTGTACGAGTCAAAGCACTTGCTTGAGGGGGCAAATTCACAGTCAGCGGAGCAGCTGAGGCAGCAGGCTCAGATGCTAGAGGCAAATCTAAAGGTGCTCTCTCAGCTCTATCGGCATCTGAACCTATAA